A window of Nostoc sp. PCC 7120 = FACHB-418 genomic DNA:
TGACTTTGCTGAAGATTTTCTGCAACATCTGTGGAATAACTATTACCGCAAGTATTTGGTGTCTGAGAAGTTGGCAGGCAATACAGTTGGCAGCAAAATCTGTCGTAATCCTGTCATCTGGGACAATCTCTACGTTTCAGCGCAAAGCTACCTGAATCAGCAGTTACTGAAGATGGTTAGCTCCAGCACTAAGCGCGAAGAATTGAAGCTGGTGAATTGACGATAATTATTGGGAAAGGCAGCTATGCTGGAGGCAGAAGGCATCTGATTCCTACACTCTGCACTCTCATTGGGAGTAAGGGTTTAAGACCCCACCAAATTTTCAATTTGGTGGCTCTTGTTCAGGAGGGGTCGGAATCCCCGAATATACAAAACCTTCTGACTTGAAAATGCTATTTAGATGAGTATCTATGTAACTCAGTCCCACACCACATTTTCAAGCTTGGCTGTGAAACTTGTTTCATCGGGACTGCCTTGTGCCTTCTTCAATGCCAGTCGTGTTTCCCGGACAGTTTAGATATAATGGCACGAAATAGTTCCCTAAACCGATCTGGATTTGATTCGAGCCAACCGGTAGCATTCATTTATATATCTCCTACTAATTTTTGATGATATAATCTTTCCATTGCCAGACAATTTCTAGTTCGGCTTGACTTTCTGCATTTTCACCATCTTCGCCAACGACAAACCGTAGAAAAGCAGCAATTGCCAAGGCTTGATGACGATCAAAACCATATATTTTAATCACCTCACTAGGGATACTTTTTCGTAAACTTCCCAACATTGGTGATATCTTAAAAAACGGGATATGGGAACTAATATGCCCTTCCAGAGCAGCAATCATAAATGCGGGTAGATAGTAGTGAGTTCCCCCTTCGTCCATAAATGATAAGGCTGATTCAAAATTGATGAGGGTTGCACGGGGGATTTCCATCCATTGATTTTCGGTATCTTGCGCTCAGGCGGCGACAACTTCCTCGTCAGTACAGTAATTGTCGAGAGCGATTGCTTGGTGTAAAGTGATGCCATCGCCAAGTTGTATATGTGCAAATGCAGTTTGAATCAGATCGATAACTGCTTTTGAAGATAAGAATGCTGACATAATTAATTTGATATCTGCACTTTGTAGTCAAACAAGAATATTCGATTATCATGAATTTTTCGTGCTAAGTATTCCCCATAATAATGCGATTGCATATCCTAATAAAAGTCCTAAAAAAGCATCTTCCACTAATGTCCAATGGGGTAAATTAGAATATCCGGTAGGCGGGATATTTTCTATCAAAATTTGCAGATTAGAATAACATCGACCACTTTGTTTTACTCCATAGCAATTTCCCGGCGATGTCAGTAAAACCGCTAATTGCAGTCCTAAGACTATGCCCCAAATTTTGTATTTTATTTTTACTGTTCTAGTACGATTTTTAACAATAAAAATCCATGTTAATAATAAAATAACTCCAAAAAATGGCAAAAGCAGAAAGAAATAAACTATCCCACCAATAATAGTATTTGATGCAGCCAAAAAGAAACTAAAACTCAATAAAATATAAGCCGTAAAACCCAATCCAAATTTAACCATCTTATTATTATTTTGATTTAATTCATGAAAATATCTATGGTTTGTGTTCAGAAATAAACGAGTTAATTGCAGTTACTACTTCCCCACTTCCATCGCGAGCAAATTTCTGTTGATGAAATATAAACGGTCGGCGGTTTGCAAATAGCAGGCGGATATTTTGGTAATTTCTGCGTCGATTATAAACATCGCCACCATAAATTCCAAATTTTTCAGAAAGTATTCCTAGATGCCCTACAATCTGAGTATCGGCTGCAATCAGTTGAGTAAAGAGGGATAATTGCGAACGGAATCTTCCCAGCTTGATTATGGTGACTGTATTAGCATTAGCATCTATTTCTAAGGTGTTGTATCGTTGATTGACAATTATTATCAGACCTAAGATAAACAGCAATAACCCAACAGGTAGAAGGAAAAACATAATAAATTTACTCAGGTTTGCAGAGGCATACAGATTCATTTCCCATGTTTTATTACCACTATTTAATCGTCCTAAACCTTGATTGATGAATTTAATATTTTCAAAATTATTAGATGTTGATTCTAGGACAATCCAAGGTTTTGAACTAGTAAGAACAATATTTTGTTGGTTCACACTCTGTGAGGATATCGCATTTTTGACATCTGTAATTTTAATTGTTTTTCCATTTATGATACCAGGAACTCGATAATTACAGGTTGTAGTTTGCTGCTGTCGCCAGCAGGTAAGCGTTCGAGGTAAATTGGCTTCCCAAAGCATAACTGCTAAAAGTGAATTGATGAAAATAACGACCCCGAAATAGGTCAAGAAAAATAACCAAAAAGCTAATCCTGCATCTTGATGAATGAGCAAAATATCATGACTATGCTTGCGAACCCTAAACTTTCCAAAAATATGGACAAAAATATTCATTACTTTGAACGAAATTATCTAGCGTGGCAAAACTTACTAGAGAAGACGACTCTCTAGATTAGCCAAGTAAGCCTTGGGGTCTCTGCGAAATCGATA
This region includes:
- a CDS encoding DUF6714 family protein — its product is MEIPRATLINFESALSFMDEGGTHYYLPAFMIAALEGHISSHIPFFKISPMLGSLRKSIPSEVIKIYGFDRHQALAIAAFLRFVVGEDGENAESQAELEIVWQWKDYIIKN